The Brachyhypopomus gauderio isolate BG-103 chromosome 1, BGAUD_0.2, whole genome shotgun sequence genome includes a window with the following:
- the camkvb gene encoding caM kinase-like vesicle-associated protein isoform X2, which produces MTWARSLSQFCEIFRAKDKTTSKMYTCKKFLKKDGRKVRKAAKNEIFILKMVKHPNILQLVDVYETRKEYFLFLELATGREVFDWILDQGYYSEKDTSNVIRQVMEAVAYLHSLNIVHRNLKLENLVYYNRLKHSKIVISDFHLAKLENGLIREPCGTPEYLAPEVVGRQRYGRPVDCWALGVIMYILLSGNPPFYDEADDDDYENHDKNLFRKILAGDYEFDSPYWDDISDSAKSLVSRLMEVDQYQRLTAQEAINHEWISGNAASDKNIKENVCAQIEKNFAKAKWKKAVRVTTIMKRLRAPEHQNTDTACAASAGTPSPATGAQENPQAPAEASAAAVPENSSGLETPGAEALPTAAPEHTSAEPTPPSPASVHVADDAASRCNGEAPPTLFSTHLGDEHTG; this is translated from the exons ATGACTTGGGCCAGATCGTTAAGTC AGTTCTGTGAGATCTTCCGTGCCAAGGACAAGACCACGTCGAAAATGTACACCTGCAAAAAGTTTCTGAAGAAGGACGGGAGGAAGGTACGGAAGGCAGCGAAAAACGAGATCTTCATCCTGAAGAT GGTGAAGCACCCCAATATTCTCCAGCTGGTGGACGTCTATGAAACAAGGAAAGAATATTTTCTCTTCCTGGAACT TGCTACAGGTAGAGAGGTGTTTGATTGGATCCTGGACCAGGGCTACTACTCAGAGAAAGACACCAGCAATGTCATACGCCAAGTGATGGAGGCCGTGGCGTATCTGCATTCCCTCAACATCGTCCACCGCAACCTGAAG CTGGAGAATCTGGTATACTACAACCGCCTGAAGCACTCAAAAATTGTCATCAGTGATTTCCATCTTGCTAAACTTGAGAATGGACTTATCAGAGAGCCGTGTGGGACTCCAGAGTACCTGG CTCCAGAAGTTGTGGGGCGGCAGAGATATGGACGACCTGTGGACTGCTGGGCACTGGGAGTGATCATGTACATACT ACTTTCTGGGAACCCTCCATTCTATGACGaagctgatgatgatgattatgaaaACCACGACAAGAACCTGTTTCGCAAAATTCTGGCAGGAGACTATGAGTTTGACTCACCATACTGGGACGATATCTCTGACTCTG CTAAGAGTTTAGTATCACGTCTCATGGAGGTTGACCAGTATCAGAGACTAACTGCCCAGGAAGCCATCAACCATGAATG GATATCTGGAAATGCTGCCTCAGATAAGAACATCAAagaaaatgtgtgtgcacagatAGAGAAGAATTTTGCAAAAGCTAAGTGGAAG AAAGCCGTGCGAGTTACCACAATCATGAAGAGGCTGAGAGCCCCAGAGCATCAGAATACTGACACAGCATGCGCGGCCAGTGCGGGAACCCCCAGCCCTGCTACGGGAGCACAGGAAAATCCCCAGGCCCCAGCTGAGGCCTCCGCGGCCGCCGTGCCAGAAAACAGCTCTGGCCTGGAGACCCCTGGTGCAGAGGCACTGCCCACAGCAGCTCCAGAACATACATCAGCTGAGCCAACTCCACCCAGCCCAGCTTCTGTCCACGTCGCAGATGATGCCGCATCACGCTGCAACGGTGAAGCTCCTCCAACTCTGTTCTCCACACACCTCGGAGATGAACACACTGGTTAA
- the camkvb gene encoding caM kinase-like vesicle-associated protein isoform X1: protein MPFGCLTLGEKKDYNSPTDITDRYDLGQIVKSEEFCEIFRAKDKTTSKMYTCKKFLKKDGRKVRKAAKNEIFILKMVKHPNILQLVDVYETRKEYFLFLELATGREVFDWILDQGYYSEKDTSNVIRQVMEAVAYLHSLNIVHRNLKLENLVYYNRLKHSKIVISDFHLAKLENGLIREPCGTPEYLAPEVVGRQRYGRPVDCWALGVIMYILLSGNPPFYDEADDDDYENHDKNLFRKILAGDYEFDSPYWDDISDSAKSLVSRLMEVDQYQRLTAQEAINHEWISGNAASDKNIKENVCAQIEKNFAKAKWKKAVRVTTIMKRLRAPEHQNTDTACAASAGTPSPATGAQENPQAPAEASAAAVPENSSGLETPGAEALPTAAPEHTSAEPTPPSPASVHVADDAASRCNGEAPPTLFSTHLGDEHTG from the exons ATGCCATTTGGTTGTTTGACGCTTGGAGAAAAGAAGGACTACAACAGTCCTACAGACATCACAGACAGATATGACTTGGGCCAGATCGTTAAGTC GGAAGAGTTCTGTGAGATCTTCCGTGCCAAGGACAAGACCACGTCGAAAATGTACACCTGCAAAAAGTTTCTGAAGAAGGACGGGAGGAAGGTACGGAAGGCAGCGAAAAACGAGATCTTCATCCTGAAGAT GGTGAAGCACCCCAATATTCTCCAGCTGGTGGACGTCTATGAAACAAGGAAAGAATATTTTCTCTTCCTGGAACT TGCTACAGGTAGAGAGGTGTTTGATTGGATCCTGGACCAGGGCTACTACTCAGAGAAAGACACCAGCAATGTCATACGCCAAGTGATGGAGGCCGTGGCGTATCTGCATTCCCTCAACATCGTCCACCGCAACCTGAAG CTGGAGAATCTGGTATACTACAACCGCCTGAAGCACTCAAAAATTGTCATCAGTGATTTCCATCTTGCTAAACTTGAGAATGGACTTATCAGAGAGCCGTGTGGGACTCCAGAGTACCTGG CTCCAGAAGTTGTGGGGCGGCAGAGATATGGACGACCTGTGGACTGCTGGGCACTGGGAGTGATCATGTACATACT ACTTTCTGGGAACCCTCCATTCTATGACGaagctgatgatgatgattatgaaaACCACGACAAGAACCTGTTTCGCAAAATTCTGGCAGGAGACTATGAGTTTGACTCACCATACTGGGACGATATCTCTGACTCTG CTAAGAGTTTAGTATCACGTCTCATGGAGGTTGACCAGTATCAGAGACTAACTGCCCAGGAAGCCATCAACCATGAATG GATATCTGGAAATGCTGCCTCAGATAAGAACATCAAagaaaatgtgtgtgcacagatAGAGAAGAATTTTGCAAAAGCTAAGTGGAAG AAAGCCGTGCGAGTTACCACAATCATGAAGAGGCTGAGAGCCCCAGAGCATCAGAATACTGACACAGCATGCGCGGCCAGTGCGGGAACCCCCAGCCCTGCTACGGGAGCACAGGAAAATCCCCAGGCCCCAGCTGAGGCCTCCGCGGCCGCCGTGCCAGAAAACAGCTCTGGCCTGGAGACCCCTGGTGCAGAGGCACTGCCCACAGCAGCTCCAGAACATACATCAGCTGAGCCAACTCCACCCAGCCCAGCTTCTGTCCACGTCGCAGATGATGCCGCATCACGCTGCAACGGTGAAGCTCCTCCAACTCTGTTCTCCACACACCTCGGAGATGAACACACTGGTTAA